In a genomic window of Mucilaginibacter sp. KACC 22063:
- a CDS encoding RNA polymerase sigma factor yields the protein MADFDLIYRTYAPQIFRVCLGYTNDADHAKDLVQETFISVWKNLSDFKNQAHISTWIFRIATNKCLRALEVAKRMPAGEMPFNLTEVHEESPEEKLSFLYRCIAELDEADRIIMSLELEGLPQADIAEIVGLSKVNVRVKIHRIKEKLALKFKAHGQFR from the coding sequence ATGGCAGATTTCGACCTCATCTATAGAACGTACGCACCGCAGATTTTTAGGGTATGCCTCGGCTATACTAATGATGCCGACCATGCCAAAGACCTGGTGCAGGAAACGTTTATATCAGTATGGAAAAACCTGTCGGATTTTAAAAATCAGGCTCACATCAGTACCTGGATTTTCAGGATAGCTACCAATAAATGTTTGCGGGCATTAGAGGTAGCCAAACGCATGCCTGCCGGAGAAATGCCTTTTAATTTGACCGAAGTACACGAAGAATCGCCGGAAGAAAAACTGAGTTTCTTATACCGCTGTATTGCCGAACTTGACGAAGCCGACCGCATTATTATGTCGCTTGAACTGGAAGGCCTGCCCCAGGCTGATATTGCTGAAATCGTGGGCCTTAGCAAGGTTAACGTACGGGTGAAAATCCACCGCATAAAAGAAAAGCTGGCATTAAAATTTAAAGCACATGGACAATTTAGATGA
- a CDS encoding sensor histidine kinase produces MKPSSSTSFFGKNLYFYLAIVGGILLFAPMDSYVDSISIQEHEAVAISISIFFILAVFAGRYVVQVWANNLTAAPRSFLVSIVTVMVISGIWLFFHAHFDFGHRTGILFFVPLIMIGIVSGALLKVMHAVTQNQLSEAQKQAAHNKSELHLLQSQLSPHFLFNTLNNMYGLSITDHQKVPPLLLKLAELLRYSVYDVSETFVPLANEMAYIKNYIEFERIRIGDKLVLTTDLEEMVDAEVRIAPMLFIVFLENAFKHSKNTTSEQIFIHISLRVWENSILFSVKNTYGEKEVSGELFNSKSSGFGLQNVTKRLELLYPNAHELQITKDEMFYKVALQMKMKNG; encoded by the coding sequence ATGAAGCCATCATCAAGCACCAGCTTTTTCGGGAAAAACCTGTACTTCTATCTGGCAATAGTTGGTGGTATATTACTGTTTGCTCCAATGGATTCATACGTGGACTCGATATCCATTCAGGAACACGAAGCTGTTGCGATATCAATAAGTATTTTTTTTATACTGGCTGTTTTCGCAGGTCGTTATGTTGTGCAGGTTTGGGCCAATAATCTAACTGCTGCGCCGCGTTCATTTCTTGTAAGCATTGTTACAGTAATGGTAATTTCCGGTATATGGCTTTTTTTTCATGCTCATTTTGATTTTGGCCATCGTACAGGTATCTTGTTTTTTGTGCCGTTAATAATGATTGGTATAGTATCCGGGGCTTTGCTAAAGGTAATGCATGCCGTTACACAGAACCAGTTAAGCGAAGCGCAAAAACAGGCTGCCCATAACAAAAGCGAACTTCACCTGCTGCAATCGCAGTTAAGCCCGCATTTTTTATTCAATACGCTTAACAATATGTATGGCTTGTCTATTACTGACCATCAGAAGGTGCCCCCACTGTTGCTCAAGCTTGCAGAGCTGTTACGCTACTCGGTTTATGATGTTAGCGAGACTTTTGTGCCCCTGGCCAATGAAATGGCCTACATTAAGAATTACATCGAATTTGAGCGGATAAGAATAGGGGATAAGCTGGTATTAACTACAGATCTTGAAGAGATGGTAGATGCGGAGGTACGGATAGCGCCCATGCTGTTTATTGTGTTTTTAGAAAATGCTTTTAAACATTCAAAAAATACTACCAGCGAGCAGATCTTTATCCATATCAGTTTGCGGGTATGGGAAAATTCTATACTGTTCTCTGTTAAAAATACCTACGGCGAAAAAGAAGTCTCTGGTGAATTATTTAATAGTAAGAGTAGTGGGTTTGGGCTTCAGAATGTTACTAAACGGCTGGAATTGCTTTATCCGAATGCACATGAGCTACAGATCACTAAAGATGAAATGTTTTACAAGGTGGCTTTACAAATGAAAATGAAGAATGGATAA
- a CDS encoding TonB-dependent receptor domain-containing protein — protein sequence MKVLILILSIMACGFMCKAQKTTCTVTLLIKDAGNNALPGATVRIYKVGDSVAVKAGSTDMDGQLIFNNLSNGAYFFKVSAIGQNNYQSPAIQLNKNAITLPPVILIPAKNRNLAEVVISAKRPLMQTEIDRTIVNVESMISSASSNSLEVLEKTPGVSVNANGEISLNGRSGVMVLIDGRQTYMSGQSLTNYLKSLPGGVLDKIELMDNPPAKYDASGNAIINIKLKKNRAGGFTGSIQTGYSQGKYGRNNNSLNLNYNHKKLNVFGNFSFNTEKNYTRDDYERNFYTPTSELNSRINLHDNTVSRMSGTNSIIGLDYNASENTTYGAQINFNRTTQPSDYSYYNQNFNPLVLDSIGSGSTFIKDKATNWSTNVNYAHKYGKSGRELTIDANYLNYDDKNEQWLDNYTYAPTGEVISNRKFFYHIPSSIQVYNAKADYAMPLKNKLKLEGGVKTSFVNNDNIADYYTIINQDATIDNSLSNHFKYSENINAAYINAQKSWKYLALQAGLRAENTHAEGRQLGNAEVAGTEFTKDYTRLFPSLFINYKLDTVGRQSFNFSISRRINRPSYQVLNPFVFIRDQYSYTSGNPLLTPQYQYRYEIKYQYRQALRLGLSYNDFTDVIFRTTTVTDNIFITKPQNIGKGFMYILNVGSSLSPYKWWYFNLDMQILRMGLNGQVDGVTLDVKNSVVRGGVQNQFSISKRLSAELFGYYISSDLNGQAYTHAMFRTNAAIQLKILNSKGSIRFNVDDIFHSWVYHNYSADLRQAAFTQTTASDTRRFGLAFTYRFGKDLFKRKRKYDNNGLDDERGRLQPN from the coding sequence ATGAAAGTCCTTATCCTTATTTTATCTATCATGGCCTGCGGGTTTATGTGTAAAGCCCAGAAAACTACCTGCACTGTAACCCTGCTCATTAAAGATGCTGGTAACAACGCCTTGCCTGGGGCTACAGTCCGCATTTATAAAGTGGGTGATTCTGTTGCCGTTAAAGCAGGAAGCACTGATATGGATGGCCAGCTTATATTTAATAATCTCAGCAATGGTGCTTATTTTTTTAAAGTAAGCGCTATAGGCCAAAACAACTACCAAAGTCCGGCAATACAGTTAAATAAAAACGCTATTACATTGCCACCAGTTATATTAATACCTGCAAAAAACAGGAATTTGGCCGAAGTGGTAATTAGTGCAAAACGGCCATTGATGCAAACAGAAATTGACCGGACGATTGTGAACGTAGAATCCATGATTAGCAGTGCAAGCAGCAACAGCTTAGAGGTTTTGGAGAAAACGCCCGGTGTATCGGTTAATGCAAATGGAGAAATTAGTTTAAACGGCAGATCAGGAGTAATGGTGCTTATTGATGGGCGGCAAACCTACATGTCTGGCCAAAGCCTTACCAATTATCTTAAATCATTACCTGGTGGAGTTTTAGACAAGATAGAGCTGATGGATAATCCGCCGGCAAAATATGATGCTTCTGGTAATGCCATTATTAATATTAAATTAAAGAAGAATAGGGCGGGTGGTTTTACAGGCAGCATTCAAACAGGTTATTCGCAAGGGAAGTACGGCAGAAACAACAACAGTTTGAACCTTAATTACAACCATAAAAAACTAAACGTTTTTGGTAACTTCTCTTTTAATACAGAAAAGAATTATACCAGGGATGATTATGAAAGAAATTTTTATACGCCCACGTCAGAATTAAACTCCAGAATCAATCTGCACGACAATACCGTTAGCCGGATGTCTGGCACAAACAGCATAATTGGATTGGATTACAACGCATCAGAAAACACCACGTACGGGGCTCAGATTAATTTTAACAGAACTACACAACCAAGCGATTACAGCTATTATAATCAAAACTTTAATCCCTTAGTATTGGATAGCATAGGGTCAGGAAGTACGTTTATAAAAGACAAAGCCACCAACTGGAGTACAAATGTAAATTATGCACACAAGTACGGTAAAAGCGGACGCGAGCTCACCATTGATGCCAACTATTTAAATTATGATGATAAAAATGAGCAATGGCTGGATAACTATACCTACGCACCAACCGGGGAGGTAATAAGTAACAGGAAGTTCTTTTATCACATACCATCTTCCATTCAGGTTTATAATGCAAAAGCCGATTATGCTATGCCTTTAAAAAATAAACTAAAATTAGAGGGAGGGGTGAAAACCAGCTTTGTTAACAATGATAATATTGCCGATTACTACACTATCATTAATCAGGATGCTACAATTGATAACAGCCTTTCCAATCACTTCAAATATTCGGAAAACATTAATGCGGCCTATATCAACGCACAAAAAAGCTGGAAATACTTAGCGCTACAGGCTGGGTTGAGGGCTGAAAATACCCATGCCGAAGGCCGGCAGTTGGGCAATGCCGAAGTTGCCGGAACAGAATTCACTAAAGATTATACGCGGTTGTTCCCAAGCCTGTTTATTAACTATAAACTGGATACTGTAGGCCGGCAATCATTTAACTTCAGCATATCCCGCCGCATCAACCGGCCCAGTTACCAGGTATTAAACCCATTTGTATTTATCCGCGATCAGTATTCTTACACATCTGGCAATCCGCTCTTAACGCCGCAGTATCAATACCGTTATGAAATAAAATACCAATACCGGCAGGCCCTGCGGTTAGGGTTAAGCTACAATGATTTCACTGACGTGATTTTTAGAACTACTACAGTAACTGATAACATTTTTATTACCAAGCCTCAAAATATTGGTAAGGGCTTTATGTACATATTAAATGTAGGATCTTCACTTTCGCCATATAAATGGTGGTATTTTAATTTAGATATGCAAATATTGCGCATGGGCTTAAACGGGCAGGTAGACGGCGTAACATTAGATGTTAAAAACTCTGTTGTGCGTGGTGGGGTACAAAACCAGTTTAGTATCAGCAAAAGATTAAGCGCCGAACTTTTTGGTTATTATATCAGCAGTGATTTAAACGGACAGGCTTATACTCATGCCATGTTTCGCACCAATGCGGCTATACAGTTAAAGATTTTAAACAGCAAAGGAAGCATCAGATTTAATGTTGATGACATTTTTCATTCGTGGGTGTATCATAACTACTCTGCAGATTTAAGACAGGCAGCATTTACCCAGACTACAGCATCTGATACACGCCGGTTTGGCTTAGCCTTTACCTACAGGTTTGGGAAAGACTTGTTTAAACGCAAAAGAAAATATGATAACAACGGTTTGGATGACGAAAGAGGCCGTTTACAGCCTAATTAA
- a CDS encoding LytR/AlgR family response regulator transcription factor — protein sequence MDKINCLVVDDEPIARDILENYCKHLNYLHVVACCSNALEARAILQNQPVDVLFLDINMPVMDGISYAKTIRNKPQIIFTTAYKEFAADAFDLAACDYLLKPFSFDRFIIAIDKALDRLKAAAPFNPKVISEERKKEDFLFIKADSKIYKIHFDELLYAEAQGNYTKIVTTSTALMPKMAFSSFEETLPQTLFFRTHRSFIINKSKIDHIEGNRIFIKNTEIPIGSNYREQLMKQLGL from the coding sequence ATGGATAAGATTAATTGCCTGGTGGTGGACGATGAGCCGATTGCGAGAGACATCCTGGAGAATTATTGTAAACATCTGAATTACCTGCATGTAGTAGCCTGTTGCAGTAATGCATTAGAAGCCAGGGCTATATTGCAAAATCAGCCGGTTGATGTATTGTTCCTGGATATTAATATGCCGGTTATGGATGGTATCTCCTACGCAAAAACCATCCGTAATAAACCTCAAATTATATTTACTACCGCCTACAAAGAATTTGCCGCTGATGCATTTGATTTGGCGGCATGCGATTATTTATTAAAACCATTTTCGTTTGATCGATTTATTATAGCTATAGATAAGGCGCTTGACAGGTTAAAAGCTGCTGCGCCCTTTAATCCTAAAGTTATATCAGAGGAGCGTAAGAAAGAAGATTTTTTATTTATAAAGGCAGATAGTAAGATTTATAAGATCCATTTTGATGAGCTGCTTTATGCCGAGGCGCAAGGTAATTACACCAAAATTGTAACAACCAGCACTGCGTTAATGCCTAAAATGGCTTTTTCCAGCTTTGAAGAAACTTTACCCCAAACACTTTTTTTTCGTACCCATCGCTCATTTATTATTAACAAGTCGAAAATAGACCATATTGAAGGAAACCGCATTTTTATAAAAAACACGGAAATTCCTATTGGAAGTAATTACCGCGAGCAGCTAATGAAGCAACTTGGACTTTAG
- a CDS encoding CPBP family intramembrane glutamic endopeptidase, with protein sequence MSTYLKQIASFTTNPDRTYIGQTFSVKEKCYDVIKSVVLYLMLSLIACIPIFSVLKLIDFLFKIDMAQVRDNFVKKSINKSDFIWVAALLAPIIEEVVFRLWLSFKKRDIVISLTLISLLIAVKLNGHHIYQLQVDEIIKLLGIATLSGIIILFLSRRIPTVEITNLAFKSIYWISCALFGLLHITNFGTFNWKIAWAYPFFVIPQLLLGCILGFIRIKDGLIWAIMVHCLVNFILVKL encoded by the coding sequence ATGAGCACGTACTTAAAACAAATAGCTTCTTTTACAACTAATCCTGACAGGACTTACATCGGACAAACTTTTTCTGTTAAGGAAAAATGCTATGATGTAATAAAATCTGTTGTATTGTATTTGATGCTATCATTGATAGCATGTATCCCCATATTTAGTGTATTGAAATTAATTGATTTTCTATTTAAAATAGATATGGCTCAGGTTAGAGATAATTTTGTTAAAAAATCTATCAATAAATCTGACTTTATTTGGGTAGCTGCACTACTTGCCCCGATTATAGAAGAAGTTGTATTTAGATTGTGGCTTTCATTTAAAAAAAGAGACATTGTAATAAGCTTAACATTAATTTCTCTTTTAATCGCCGTTAAACTAAACGGACATCATATTTATCAACTTCAAGTTGATGAAATTATTAAACTTTTAGGCATAGCAACTCTTTCAGGAATTATTATTTTATTTCTGAGTAGGCGTATACCTACGGTGGAGATCACTAATTTAGCTTTCAAATCAATTTATTGGATCTCCTGTGCTTTATTTGGGTTATTACATATCACAAACTTTGGAACCTTTAATTGGAAAATTGCCTGGGCTTACCCATTTTTTGTGATACCGCAATTACTTTTAGGATGCATATTGGGTTTCATACGCATAAAAGATGGTTTGATCTGGGCTATTATGGTTCACTGCCTAGTAAACTTCATTCTAGTGAAATTATAG
- a CDS encoding helix-turn-helix domain-containing protein — translation MHSHQKLKNLRTKNGLSQQLVADKLNISQNAYSLLENGKTKLDEDRIYQLSKLFKVKPEYFLESNNNIVQGTQHQTSHNETLLIDLSTSNDLIKILTNIILEKDALINQLEFQITKLKASYCELPTDKVRENLKFL, via the coding sequence ATGCATAGCCATCAAAAATTAAAAAATCTGCGTACTAAAAACGGACTGTCTCAACAGTTAGTTGCAGATAAACTCAACATTAGTCAAAATGCGTATAGCCTCTTGGAAAATGGAAAAACCAAATTAGACGAAGATCGTATTTACCAATTGTCTAAATTATTTAAAGTTAAGCCTGAATATTTTTTAGAGAGCAACAATAATATTGTTCAAGGAACCCAACATCAGACCTCTCATAACGAAACCTTATTGATTGATCTATCTACGTCTAACGACTTGATAAAAATACTAACCAATATAATTTTAGAAAAGGATGCTTTGATTAATCAACTTGAATTTCAGATAACTAAGTTGAAAGCTTCATATTGTGAACTTCCCACAGATAAAGTGAGAGAAAATCTAAAATTTTTATAG
- a CDS encoding peptidase domain-containing ABC transporter, which yields MRKGTRVKQRDISDCGAACLASVAAYYQLQLPISRIRQFAGTDQKGTNVLGMIEAAERLGFQAKGAKGVRDSLEKIPLPAIAHLNLKSGLNHYVVIYKVDTKNIVYMDPGDAQIYKKSIHDFCLEWTGVIILLLPSESFKAGAESNSNMSRFITLLKPHRSLILQAFIGALLYTVLGLSTAIYVQKIVDFALVENNVRLLNLLSIGMIVIIVFQFIINYVKSIIGLRTGQIIDSQLILGYYKHLLKLPQRFYDTMRVGEIISRVNDAVKIRFFINDVALGMVVNVLIVGFSVSIMFFYYWKLALIMLSIVPVYVALYLISNYINKKLQRKLMENSADLETQLVESINATATIKHFGLEEHAVLKTESRFIDLLRSIYDSNVKGLRISNFSDFSTKFMTIIILWIGGYFVIQRELSPGELLSFYALIGYFTGPAISLIGANKSIQDALIATDRLFEIIDLETESSTDLLTVMTPKLIGDIQFIDVLFKYGTRTLVFNGLNLKIIKNQTTAIIGESGSGKSTLLSLMQNIHPVSGGKIMIGGIDIRFVNNNSLRKVISVVPQKIDLFAGTIIENIAIGEYEPDLQRILMLSKYLGIDEFIEKMPNGFNSFVTEQGTNFSGGQKQRIAIARALYRNPEILILDEATSSLDPVSEQKVQATLTWFKQLGKTIIIIAHRLSTIKNCDEILVLSDGKLVEQGTHESLLKLEGAYTKLWRYHSV from the coding sequence ATGCGAAAAGGAACTAGAGTAAAGCAGAGAGACATTAGTGATTGTGGGGCAGCTTGCCTTGCATCGGTTGCTGCATATTATCAACTTCAATTACCTATTAGCAGGATAAGGCAATTTGCAGGCACTGATCAAAAAGGGACTAATGTTCTTGGGATGATAGAAGCCGCGGAGAGATTAGGATTTCAAGCCAAAGGAGCAAAAGGTGTTAGAGATAGTTTGGAAAAAATTCCTCTTCCTGCAATTGCTCATTTAAACTTGAAAAGCGGATTGAATCATTATGTAGTTATCTATAAAGTAGATACAAAAAACATTGTTTACATGGATCCTGGCGATGCTCAAATTTACAAAAAAAGTATCCATGACTTTTGTTTAGAATGGACGGGAGTAATTATCCTACTTTTACCCAGTGAATCTTTCAAAGCAGGGGCTGAAAGCAATTCTAATATGAGCAGATTCATCACATTGCTAAAACCTCATCGATCTTTGATTTTGCAAGCCTTTATTGGGGCATTATTATATACAGTTCTTGGACTTAGTACAGCTATCTATGTTCAAAAAATTGTTGACTTCGCCTTAGTAGAAAACAATGTCAGATTGCTTAATCTGTTAAGCATAGGGATGATTGTAATTATAGTTTTTCAATTTATAATAAACTATGTGAAATCCATTATTGGATTAAGAACTGGGCAGATAATTGATTCGCAATTAATACTTGGATATTATAAACATTTGTTGAAACTGCCTCAGCGCTTCTATGATACAATGCGTGTTGGAGAAATAATTAGCCGTGTGAATGATGCTGTAAAAATAAGATTTTTTATAAATGATGTTGCGTTAGGCATGGTTGTCAATGTGCTAATTGTTGGGTTTTCGGTTTCTATAATGTTTTTTTACTATTGGAAACTTGCGCTAATAATGCTTTCCATCGTTCCTGTATATGTAGCGTTATATTTGATTAGTAATTATATAAACAAAAAGTTGCAGCGTAAATTAATGGAAAATAGCGCTGACTTAGAGACTCAATTAGTTGAGAGCATAAATGCTACAGCAACCATAAAGCATTTTGGACTTGAAGAACATGCCGTTTTAAAAACAGAAAGTAGATTTATTGATTTACTTCGTTCAATATACGATAGTAATGTTAAAGGATTAAGGATATCTAACTTCTCTGACTTTTCCACTAAATTTATGACAATCATAATATTATGGATTGGCGGATATTTTGTCATTCAGCGTGAATTATCACCAGGTGAACTATTATCATTTTATGCTTTAATTGGCTATTTTACAGGACCAGCCATTTCATTGATTGGAGCTAATAAAAGCATTCAGGATGCGCTCATTGCAACTGACAGACTATTTGAGATCATTGATCTTGAAACAGAATCGTCCACTGATTTATTAACGGTAATGACACCAAAACTAATTGGAGACATTCAGTTTATTGATGTGTTATTTAAATATGGCACTAGGACTTTGGTATTTAATGGCCTGAATTTAAAAATAATAAAGAATCAAACAACAGCAATTATAGGAGAAAGTGGTAGCGGAAAGTCGACATTATTGTCTTTAATGCAAAATATTCATCCGGTTTCTGGTGGAAAGATAATGATAGGAGGTATAGACATAAGATTTGTTAACAATAACAGCTTAAGAAAGGTTATTAGCGTAGTACCTCAAAAAATTGATTTATTTGCTGGAACAATTATCGAAAACATTGCAATTGGAGAATATGAGCCGGATTTGCAAAGAATCCTGATGTTATCAAAATATCTAGGAATTGATGAATTTATCGAAAAGATGCCAAACGGTTTTAATTCTTTTGTTACCGAACAAGGAACCAATTTTTCGGGTGGTCAAAAGCAAAGAATTGCAATCGCCAGAGCTTTGTACAGAAATCCAGAGATACTTATTTTGGACGAAGCAACATCCTCACTTGATCCTGTTAGTGAACAAAAGGTTCAAGCAACTTTGACTTGGTTTAAACAGCTAGGTAAGACTATTATTATTATAGCACATAGATTAAGTACTATTAAAAACTGCGATGAAATTCTTGTTTTAAGCGATGGAAAACTTGTTGAACAAGGCACTCACGAAAGTTTACTAAAACTAGAAGGAGCTTATACCAAGCTATGGAGGTATCATTCTGTATAA
- a CDS encoding M949_RS01915 family surface polysaccharide biosynthesis protein, translating into MKFLYILILLLLMQLSYAQLKVMKLAKTGIPASIRYTGKLINAVKFTDNDGEHMVITTETGETPSKSGEGDDYRDAALYAYHYLVKGGTPTLTWQVHDFVNDCPVDIAANYVPNTFAVTDVNKDGKAEVWLMYKKVCHGDVSPSEMKIIMYEGGKKYAVRGLNRVKISATAYEGGTYTVDEALKKGPQEFRTYATQLWKKHILETWQ; encoded by the coding sequence ATGAAATTCTTATATATTCTTATCTTACTACTGCTGATGCAGTTAAGTTACGCCCAACTTAAAGTGATGAAGCTTGCTAAAACCGGTATCCCGGCATCAATTCGATATACTGGTAAACTGATTAACGCGGTTAAGTTCACAGACAATGATGGCGAGCATATGGTGATCACTACTGAAACCGGGGAAACGCCAAGTAAATCCGGTGAGGGGGATGATTACAGGGATGCTGCATTGTATGCTTATCATTATCTTGTTAAAGGCGGTACTCCAACGCTTACCTGGCAGGTGCATGATTTTGTTAATGATTGCCCGGTTGATATTGCAGCCAACTATGTGCCCAACACCTTTGCCGTTACTGATGTGAATAAGGATGGAAAAGCAGAGGTATGGCTGATGTACAAAAAAGTTTGCCACGGTGATGTAAGCCCGAGCGAAATGAAGATCATTATGTATGAGGGCGGAAAGAAATATGCCGTACGGGGCTTAAACAGGGTAAAGATCTCGGCTACAGCATATGAGGGCGGCACTTATACTGTTGATGAAGCTTTAAAAAAGGGGCCGCAAGAGTTTAGGACATATGCGACTCAGCTATGGAAGAAGCATATACTGGAGACATGGCAGTAA
- a CDS encoding HlyD family secretion protein produces MIHPVSALDNTAISYLPKFRKTYFLIYWLALLITTISLISLPFIYTTISITAQGITRPLNERTEIKSVVGGIIDVIKFSEGQQVKKGDTLLTIKDQGTKSKKIYNNYEINLHKTYIKDLLLLTSKPLEESLIKNISSPLYKEQLRKFLRQKAEQDISLKKAASEYGNNTTLFNEKVITKKEYFDSQVVYDKLMATKEAFTIEQKEQWQQDLSKFKLELSQLKEDRNQVDINASYYQIRIPVSGTLQGINNRYPGGLVQPNETLCTISPNGTIIAECYINTKDIGLIRLNQKVEFQIDAFDYKYFGLLDGKVIAIDNDFSTLNNSTFFKVRCQFNKNGISLKNGFTGKLQKGLSFQARFIIGRRSLWQLLWDSLDDWLNPSAPKIKAV; encoded by the coding sequence ATGATCCATCCTGTTTCTGCATTAGATAATACAGCAATATCATATTTGCCTAAATTCCGAAAAACATACTTTCTGATATATTGGCTAGCATTATTAATAACGACAATTTCTTTAATATCTCTTCCTTTTATTTATACCACCATATCGATTACGGCTCAAGGTATTACAAGACCCTTAAACGAAAGAACCGAGATTAAATCTGTAGTTGGTGGTATTATAGATGTGATAAAATTTTCTGAAGGTCAACAAGTAAAAAAAGGTGATACCCTTTTAACAATTAAAGATCAGGGTACAAAAAGCAAGAAAATTTATAACAACTATGAAATTAATTTGCATAAAACCTACATTAAGGATCTTTTGCTTTTAACTTCCAAGCCACTCGAAGAATCTCTTATAAAAAACATTTCATCACCTCTTTATAAAGAACAGCTTAGGAAGTTTTTGCGTCAAAAAGCAGAACAAGATATATCCCTCAAGAAAGCAGCTAGTGAGTATGGTAACAATACTACCCTTTTTAATGAAAAGGTTATAACAAAAAAGGAATACTTTGATTCACAAGTAGTTTATGATAAATTAATGGCTACCAAAGAAGCCTTTACGATAGAGCAAAAAGAGCAATGGCAGCAAGACCTATCTAAATTTAAGTTGGAATTATCTCAACTTAAAGAAGACCGGAATCAAGTTGATATCAATGCTTCATATTATCAAATAAGAATTCCAGTATCTGGTACATTACAAGGAATAAATAACCGTTATCCGGGTGGATTAGTGCAGCCTAATGAAACACTATGCACAATTTCGCCTAATGGTACAATCATAGCCGAATGTTATATCAATACGAAAGATATTGGTTTGATAAGATTAAATCAAAAAGTTGAATTTCAAATTGATGCTTTTGATTATAAATACTTTGGATTATTGGATGGTAAAGTTATTGCCATAGACAATGATTTTTCTACATTAAATAACAGTACATTTTTTAAAGTCCGGTGTCAATTTAATAAAAATGGTATTTCTTTAAAAAATGGATTTACTGGGAAATTACAAAAGGGCTTATCCTTTCAAGCCAGATTTATTATAGGCAGAAGATCTCTTTGGCAGCTCTTATGGGACAGCTTAGATGATTGGCTCAATCCATCAGCACCAAAAATAAAAGCAGTTTAA
- a CDS encoding amidohydrolase family protein: protein MRIVTLEEHISFPGMSAFLPPDLIQNRKPSSAALQMMTKLEDITGERLASMDKNGISMQVLSVENTDVNLLNGNEAAKFAAKYNDLIAERIKDHPERFAAFAHLPMTAPLAAADELERTVKTYGFRGAMIKGLINGEFLDAPKFAPVFERAEKLGVPIYIHPGIPPQSVMDAYYSNVGGKQGPYEAIACWGWGWHSETAIHVLRLLAAGIFDKYPNLKIIIGHMGEMLPMMWVRSERAFKPGAGGENQRTLADTFRQQLYITTSGFFTQPPLQLALDTIGVDNIMLSVDYPFSTNEMGIDFLNSIQLPADQVEKIAHGNADKLLGLGAK from the coding sequence ATGAGAATAGTAACACTAGAAGAGCATATATCTTTCCCGGGAATGTCGGCTTTTTTGCCGCCTGATCTCATCCAAAACAGAAAACCTTCAAGCGCTGCCTTGCAAATGATGACAAAGCTGGAAGACATTACCGGCGAACGCCTGGCATCAATGGATAAAAACGGCATTTCCATGCAGGTACTTTCTGTAGAGAATACAGATGTAAACCTGCTTAATGGTAATGAAGCTGCAAAATTTGCTGCAAAATATAACGACCTGATTGCGGAGAGAATCAAAGATCACCCTGAGCGGTTTGCAGCGTTTGCACACCTGCCCATGACAGCGCCTTTAGCCGCCGCAGATGAGTTGGAGCGCACAGTTAAAACTTATGGCTTTCGCGGTGCCATGATCAAAGGGCTGATCAACGGCGAGTTTTTGGATGCACCAAAATTTGCACCTGTTTTTGAAAGAGCCGAAAAGCTGGGCGTGCCTATTTATATTCACCCCGGTATACCGCCACAATCTGTGATGGATGCTTACTATAGCAATGTGGGCGGCAAACAAGGCCCCTATGAAGCTATTGCCTGCTGGGGTTGGGGATGGCACTCGGAAACGGCCATACATGTGTTACGACTTTTAGCGGCTGGTATATTTGACAAGTATCCGAACTTAAAGATCATCATCGGACACATGGGCGAAATGCTGCCGATGATGTGGGTACGCTCCGAGCGGGCATTTAAGCCCGGAGCAGGTGGCGAAAATCAGCGTACACTGGCTGATACCTTCCGGCAGCAGTTATACATTACCACCAGTGGCTTTTTTACGCAACCACCACTGCAATTAGCATTGGATACTATCGGGGTAGATAACATTATGCTATCGGTAGATTACCCGTTTAGCACCAATGAAATGGGGATTGATTTCCTGAACAGCATTCAATTACCCGCCGACCAGGTGGAAAAGATCGCACATGGCAACGCCGATAAATTGCTTGGCTTAGGCGCGAAATAA